The Porphyromonas sp. oral taxon 275 DNA window GTATTAAAAGTTAAGCCCTGCAGCACGTGCTGCTTCTGCTAGCTCCTTCACGCGACCGTGGTAGAGGTAGCCGTTACGATCGAATACTACGGTGGATACCCCAGCGGCCTGAGCAGCCTTAGCTACCTCAGTACCTACGAGGGCGGCGATCTCCTTCTTCGTGCCCTGAGCATCGAGCTTGAGCGAAGAGGCGCTAGCAAGCGTTACCCCTGCTACGTCATCGATCACCTGAGCATAGATCTGCTTATTGCTTCGGAATACCGTCAGGCGAGGACGCTCTGCCGTACCGCTGATCTTGGCACGTACACGCGTCTTGATCTTCTTTCTTCTAGTTTCTTTCTGTG harbors:
- the rplR gene encoding 50S ribosomal protein L18, whose translation is MPQKETRRKKIKTRVRAKISGTAERPRLTVFRSNKQIYAQVIDDVAGVTLASASSLKLDAQGTKKEIAALVGTEVAKAAQAAGVSTVVFDRNGYLYHGRVKELAEAARAAGLNF